TGCCGCGGCCGGATGATCCAGCTTCAAAAGCACCGTCCCTCCCAGGTCGGTCAAGGGGTCCTGAGGGGCCAGGCGAAGTTGACGAAAAGCGCCCGGGAAGAACGTATCGATGTCTGTGCCAAATAAAAAATATGGCGAAGGCGCAGCAAAGCTGAAGTAATAGGCTCCCGTGTTGTTCGGGGCCCCATTCTGGTAGGTGAATGGAGGGAAATTGACGGTGTTTCCGCCGGATACATAAATGTAATAATCACCTACCGTTCCCGTAGCTGCATCGAAAACAAACCAGCCTGCCGCCGTACCCCCGTCCATGAATGAAACATCCTGCAGATGCCATGTGAGCGGCGCGGCGTTGACCGTTAACAGGTCGCTGAAAAACTCCGGAACAAGACACCTCGGAAATGTTTGATGCGTCTTTCCTAGTGTAGGGACGCCATGAGAGGAGAAGACCGTCAGCAGCAAGAGATGTTCCTGTACGCGAGCCTGGAGGATCTGGTGCCGGCCGATCACCCGCTGCGGCCGATCCGGGCGATGGTGGACGAGGCGCTGCAGAGGCTGGACGACACCTTCGATGAGATTTACGGAGAAGTGGGGCGGCCGTCGATCGCGCCGGAGCGGCTGCTGCGGGCGCAGTTGCTGATGCTGCTGTACACAATCCGGAGCGAGAGGATGCTGGTCGAGCAGCTGCGCTACAACCTGCTGTTCCGGTGGTTCGTGGGTCTGGGGATGAGCGAGGAGGTCTGGCACGCGACGGTGTTCACGAAGAACCGGGACCGGCTGCTGGAAGGGGACGTAGCGCGGCAGTTCTTTGGCGAGATCGTGCGGCAGGCGAAGCAGCAGGGGCTGATGTCGAGCGAGCATTTTTCGGTGGACGGGACGATGGTGGAGGCGTGGGCGAGCCAGAAGAGCTTCCGGCCGAAACAGGAGAAGTCGGATGAGGACGAACCGAAACAGGGTGGGCGGAATCGGGAAGTGGACTTCCGGGGGCAGCAGCGGTCGAATGAGACGCACGAGTCGGTGACGGATCCGGAGGCGCGGCTGTGGCGGAAGAGTCAGACGGCGGAGGCGAAGCTGAGCTATCTGGGACACGTGCTGGGAGAGAACCGGCACGGGCTGATCGTGAACGTGCGGGTGACGAAAGCCTACGGGCGGGCGGAGCGGGAAGCGGCGGTGGAGATGGCGCGGGAGATTCCGGGAGGGACGAAGCGGGTGACGCTGGCCGGAGACAAGGGGTACGACACGCGGGAGTTTGTGGAGCAGATGAAGGATCTGAACGTGACGCCGCATGTGGCGCAGAACGTGAGCGGACGGCGCAGCGCGGTGGATGGGAGGACGACGCGGCATGAAGGCTACTGGATGAGCCAGAGGAGGCGGAAGCTGGTGGAGGAGTTCTTCGGATGGGCGAAGGTGGTGGCGGGGCTGAGGAAGGTGAAGCTGAGGGGGCGGGAGAAGGTGGGATGGCTGTTCACGCTGGCGGCAGCCGCATACAATCTGGTGAGGATGAGGAACCTGATGGCGGCGGCGACTGCCTGAGGAGCGCGGAAACAGCCTTCCGGCGGCCTTCCAATGGCCGCTGGAAGGCGAGTGGGCAGGGGGGCGATCCGTTCCCAGGGCTTCCTCTTGGGCGGAAATCGAAAAACAGAACAATTTTCGGCTCCGCGCGGGCGTTTTTTCAGCGACCTGTTAATGGCAGCCACGCCATAAGCCAGACCAGAATCCTCATCCGTGCCTCCAAACGTGCGAATTTTTTACTTGACTTTCTGATTTTCTTTTGACGGCATATGCGTCAATGGAACAAATGTTCCATTACCTCAAGCCTTTCAGAGTGGTACCGCTAAAACTCCCAGAAGGCTGCAGCTTGCTGGAAGCCCCGCGCCTCTGCCGAATCCGGGTGAGCTGGATGCAGAGCGCATCTCACGCCGGTGCAGTCCGCCTGATCCGATCCGGCATTCGGAGCAGCAGCGTCATGAGCCTCCTCCTCCCCGCGAGGGACAGGAGCGCTGCGGCAAGCAAGTGTGCTGAAGCGGCAGCCCTCAACACGGCATCAGCCGGATAGGTGTTCGCCGCCTGCCAACCGCCGTCCAAACCTGGAACCGCAACAGCCCTCATCCAAAAGCGGGCTCGCAATCCACCGTTTGATCATTGCGCTTTTCATGAGAGGAAAGAGCGGACCGGATGAGGATGAGAAGGGCGTGCAGGCAGCGTTTGCCAGATGACCCGCAAGAATTCGGGTACGGTCTCTGTCCGGGAAAGGCATCCGGGGGGCCGTCTGCCGAAACCGGATCAGCGTCTCCCGGGCGTGGGCTGTTTCAGGCGGGATTTCTCCTCTGACCGGCCTTGGAAAGAAGGATGCGGCCAGAAAACCGGGCATTGAGGCACGTATGATTCGCGGACTGAAAGGCGGAATCCAGGCCGAACCGCCGGATGGGCGGATCCGGAGGGGGAACTTCCCCGAGAAAATCCGGTTCGCCTGAATCAACGCCGCAGGACGAAATCTTCCTCGAAAAGATCGTACCCGGTCTGGCGCATGCCGCAGCGGAGGTAGGTCTGCCGGGCGCGCTGGTTCGATTTTTCGACGTAGAGGCGGAGGCCGCAGACGCCGGGATCGGACTGGGCGAGCGAGCGCACATGGTTGTAGAGGGCGCGGAAGACGCCCTGGCCGCGGTGCTCCGGAGCGACCCAGACGCTCTGAATCCACCAGAAGACGCCGTTGCGCCAGTCGGACCACTCGTAAGTGATCATGAGCTGTCCGGCGCGGCGGCCATTGCGCTCGGCGATGAAATAGCGGCCGCGGGAGGGGTCGTCGAACAGGGCGTGGACGCCCGAGCGGAGGCGGTCGAGATCGAGCGAGAGGTGTTCGGTTTCCAGGGCCATTGCCGCGTTGCCGCGGACGAGGAACTCGGCGTCTTCGCGGACGGCCGGGCGGATGGTGATTTCTTCACTCATTCTGTTTCAAACAATCTTTTGCAGTTTTGTCACTCGGCCCGCCTCCACCCATTCCACCACGAAGATATTGCCTTCGGCGTCGAAGCAGGCCGAGTGGGGGCAGATGAAGCGGCCGGCGGGGAAGCGCTCGCGGGGCTGCTTGCGGAGTTCGCCCCACGCGCCGGAGGGATCCTCGCCGAGGTGCGTGATGAGGCGGTCCTCGCCGTCGAGGAGCGTGACGCGGGCTTCGAGATCGGGCACGAGGAGCGTGCGGCCGCGGTGATCGAAATGGCACGGCAGTTTCACCGCGCCTTCCGCGGCGAAGCCGAGGTGTTCGCCGGCGAGCGAGAAGTACTGCAGGCGGCGGTTGGTGCGATCGGCGATGAGGACGCGCTCAGCACCTGAGCGGCGGTCGATGGCGATGCCGTGGGGGCAATCGAGCCTGCCCGCTTCCCTGCCCTTGCCGCCGAAGGTGAACTTCCAGCGGCCGCGCGGATCGTAGACGTTGATGAACGAGGAGCCGTAGCCATCGGCCACGTAGATGTCTCCGCTGGAGGCGATGGCCAGATTCGTGGGGCTGTAGCGGGGGCGCTTGCCATCGGCCGAGGGCTGGTAGGCGGGCGATTCTTCCGGGTAGCCGAATTCCCAGACGCGCTCGCCGCGCAAGGAATATTTGGCGACGACGGCTCGGCGGGTGTCGCAGAAATACAGGAACTCTTCGCTGCCTTCCCGGCGGATGGCGAGGCCATGGGCGCCGCCCTTGAACTCGCCGCCCCAACTGCGCACGAAGCGCCCGCGCGGATCGAAGACGACGACCGAATCGTCGCTTTGCGAGGCGGCGTTGACGGTGTGGTGGATATAGACGAAGCCCTGCGAGTCGACGCAGACGCCGTGGGTGTTGCCGTAGGCGATGCGGGCGGGCAGTTCGCCCCAATCATGGTGGACCTCGTACTGGTGTTCCCCCGAACCGGTGACGGGAAGCCGCGAGCCGGATTTGTCGGAAGCCAACACGGCGGGCGCGGCGCAGGCGGCGAGAAACTGGCGGCGGGTGAAAACAGACATGACGGATTCCCCTCTTGACAGAGCGTGGCTCTGATTCTACCCGACTCCGCCGTCAGAGATCTGACGGGCGGCGTCCGCGATGGCGGCGTGCAGGCGGGGCAGGCCTTCCAGGATGGCGGACGGACCCGGCTGCAGGATGTGATGGGAGCGGATTTCGACGATGCGTCCGGAGCGCACGGCTTCGGTGGATTCCCAGCCGGGGCGGGAGGCGATCTGCTGGACGCGCACGCGGCGGCCGCACCAGCTGGCGAGGATCAGCTGGGGATTGCGGCGGGCGGCTTCGGCAGGGTCGACGACGCGTTCCTGCGCGCGCCAGCGGCCGCGGAGTTCGGGAAAGAGCGGCTGGCCGCCGGCGATTTCGATCAGTTCGTCCACCCAGCCGACGCCCGAGATGAGCGGCTCCATCCATTCTTCGAACCAGATGCGCGGGCGAAGGGGCAGATGCGCCGCCTGATGGCGCACGCGGCTGATCTCCAGCTCCAGGCGGGCGCTGAGGGTGCAAGCCGCGGGCCGGGCATCGACGATGCCGCCGAGCAGTTCGATCGTTTCGAAGATGCCCGAGAGGGTCCGCTGGGTGGTGACGAGCACGTTGCAGCCCGCGCGAATGAGAGCCGCGGCCAGATCCGCCTGCACGTCGGAGTAGCCGATGACGAGATCCGGATCGAGGGCGAGGATGCGGTCGAGCTTCGCGGTGGAGAAACCCGAAATGCGGGGCTTGCCGTCGAGGGCGGGCAGGCGGGGCGCGAACGCAGTGAGGCCCGCGACGCGCGAGGCCTGGCCCAGCAGGGCGAGGATCTCGGCGGAGTCGGCGCTCAGGCAGATGATGCGTTTGGCTGGCATGCGCTGACGGGCGCCGGGCGGTGGCCGGAAACAGGAACGCCGGGGCGCCAGCGGTCCGAACCCTGATTGTAGCCGGGGGCGGACGCGAAGGGGTTGTGCGTGGAGGCGGAATCCGGGTATCCTGACGGAAATCCGGGCCCGGAAGGGCCGGGAGGGAGGGGTGCATGAGATCGATGACGAAGGGCTGTTGCGCCCTTTTCTTCACCTCGCTGTGGCTGGGGCCTGCCACGGCGGCGGGCGCGTCCGCAACCCTGCAACAGGACGTGGCGGGCAGCGCGGACCATCCGATGCTGTCGCGGTATCCGAATTCGCGGATCGCGGAGTACGAGAAAAACTACAACGCCGTGGAGATGATGGTGGCCGGGGCGCCAGGGACGCAGCCGAAGAAAACCACCATCGAAGGCGAGGTGACGCGGATCCGGTATTTTCATAACGACCCGAAAAATCAGCCGAGCGCCTTGCAGGTTCTCAGGAATTACCAGAATGCTGTAAAAGGCGCCGGCGGCAAGGTGGTGTTCGAACGGCTGCCTCGCCCGAACGACGGAGGCGAAACGGTGATGACGGCGCAGTTCGGGGGCAAGGAAGTGTGGGTGCGGGTGAGGCCGGAGATCTTTTCGGCGCCCACGCAGAGCTACGTTTTGCAGATCGTCGAGCGCGAGGCGATGAA
This DNA window, taken from Bryobacteraceae bacterium, encodes the following:
- a CDS encoding DDE transposase codes for the protein MRGEDRQQQEMFLYASLEDLVPADHPLRPIRAMVDEALQRLDDTFDEIYGEVGRPSIAPERLLRAQLLMLLYTIRSERMLVEQLRYNLLFRWFVGLGMSEEVWHATVFTKNRDRLLEGDVARQFFGEIVRQAKQQGLMSSEHFSVDGTMVEAWASQKSFRPKQEKSDEDEPKQGGRNREVDFRGQQRSNETHESVTDPEARLWRKSQTAEAKLSYLGHVLGENRHGLIVNVRVTKAYGRAEREAAVEMAREIPGGTKRVTLAGDKGYDTREFVEQMKDLNVTPHVAQNVSGRRSAVDGRTTRHEGYWMSQRRRKLVEEFFGWAKVVAGLRKVKLRGREKVGWLFTLAAAAYNLVRMRNLMAAATA
- a CDS encoding cobalamin-binding protein, with translation MPAKRIICLSADSAEILALLGQASRVAGLTAFAPRLPALDGKPRISGFSTAKLDRILALDPDLVIGYSDVQADLAAALIRAGCNVLVTTQRTLSGIFETIELLGGIVDARPAACTLSARLELEISRVRHQAAHLPLRPRIWFEEWMEPLISGVGWVDELIEIAGGQPLFPELRGRWRAQERVVDPAEAARRNPQLILASWCGRRVRVQQIASRPGWESTEAVRSGRIVEIRSHHILQPGPSAILEGLPRLHAAIADAARQISDGGVG
- a CDS encoding membrane protein codes for the protein MRSMTKGCCALFFTSLWLGPATAAGASATLQQDVAGSADHPMLSRYPNSRIAEYEKNYNAVEMMVAGAPGTQPKKTTIEGEVTRIRYFHNDPKNQPSALQVLRNYQNAVKGAGGKVVFERLPRPNDGGETVMTAQFGGKEVWVRVRPEIFSAPTQSYVLQIVEREAMKQAVTAAKLLEDLNNQGFATLYLNFDTNRWDIRPQDQATLDEVAAALKQSPSMRVRIEGHTDNAGQAEANKVLSERRARSVMEALTARGVAAGRMTAEGFGQERPVADNRTEEGRAKNRRVELVKQ